A genomic segment from Spongiibacter sp. IMCC21906 encodes:
- a CDS encoding AMP-binding protein, with protein sequence MTNETSITRWGSEQQDTINAVLQRALEANPEREFLDFLGKKFSVSDLDKQACRLANGLKALGIEKGQTVATLLDNSEDAVFIWLAINKLGAISVPINTAYKGEFLRHQLGDSDASVVIAESDYADRVMAIATELPSVKTLVHRGEAPAASFTGQVMSWEQLLADDCSDPQVEVAPSDLAMLIYTGGTTGPSKGCMVSHNYACNLARIVCEGTGRSADTVSWTALPLFHFNAVSNVICELMHGGRIAIYPRFSVSNFWPEIERTGANYTTLLGSMFPMLLGAPENEAEKRCFGQISIVGGAPFPDKLQQAWKQRFGAKHTACPGFGLTECSLVTSVPLGIKVPGDCSGMRNDSFDVRIIDDNGIEVPEGESGEVIVRPLRPNVMFQGYWKRPEDTLKVMKDMWFHTGDIGKFDENGYFYFVDRKKDYLRRRGENISSFEVESAFRRHPDIEDVAAHAVLSELTEDDLKVTLTVKEGSNLSEEELCAWSAEQLPYFAVPRYFEFRSSAEMPRSPVGRILKYKLRDEGVTANTWDREKAGFKLNKR encoded by the coding sequence ATGACAAATGAAACGTCAATCACACGATGGGGAAGTGAGCAGCAGGATACGATTAACGCCGTGCTTCAGCGGGCGCTTGAAGCCAACCCTGAGAGAGAGTTTTTAGATTTTTTGGGTAAGAAATTCAGTGTCTCCGATCTCGACAAACAAGCCTGCCGACTAGCCAATGGTTTGAAAGCACTGGGGATTGAAAAGGGGCAAACCGTTGCCACCCTACTGGACAATAGCGAAGATGCTGTCTTTATCTGGCTAGCCATCAACAAACTTGGCGCCATCTCGGTGCCCATTAACACCGCCTATAAAGGTGAATTTTTGCGGCATCAACTTGGCGACAGCGATGCGAGCGTTGTTATTGCCGAGAGCGATTATGCCGACCGTGTTATGGCCATTGCCACAGAATTGCCCAGCGTTAAAACCCTGGTGCATCGAGGCGAAGCGCCCGCCGCTAGCTTTACTGGCCAAGTCATGAGCTGGGAGCAACTACTGGCTGATGATTGCAGCGACCCACAAGTCGAGGTAGCACCATCAGATTTAGCCATGCTCATTTACACCGGCGGTACCACCGGCCCTTCAAAGGGTTGCATGGTGAGCCATAATTACGCCTGCAACCTGGCCCGCATCGTATGTGAAGGTACCGGGCGCAGTGCCGACACAGTAAGCTGGACTGCCTTACCACTGTTTCACTTCAATGCAGTAAGCAACGTCATTTGCGAATTGATGCACGGTGGCCGTATCGCCATTTATCCGCGTTTTTCCGTTTCTAACTTCTGGCCCGAAATTGAGCGTACCGGCGCCAATTACACCACTCTGCTTGGCTCCATGTTTCCCATGCTGCTTGGCGCCCCCGAGAACGAAGCAGAAAAACGCTGCTTTGGGCAAATCTCTATCGTTGGCGGCGCCCCCTTCCCTGACAAATTGCAACAAGCCTGGAAACAACGCTTTGGCGCAAAACATACTGCCTGCCCTGGCTTTGGTCTCACCGAATGCTCACTAGTTACCTCGGTGCCACTGGGCATTAAAGTGCCTGGAGACTGTTCAGGCATGCGCAACGACAGCTTTGATGTTCGTATCATTGATGACAATGGCATTGAAGTGCCCGAGGGAGAATCTGGTGAAGTGATTGTGCGCCCACTACGCCCCAATGTGATGTTTCAAGGCTACTGGAAACGCCCTGAAGACACCTTAAAGGTGATGAAGGACATGTGGTTCCACACTGGCGACATCGGCAAATTTGATGAAAATGGCTACTTCTATTTTGTCGATCGCAAGAAAGATTATCTGCGTCGCCGTGGCGAGAATATTTCCAGCTTCGAAGTGGAATCAGCCTTCCGCCGCCACCCTGATATCGAAGACGTTGCAGCCCATGCGGTCTTATCGGAGCTGACCGAAGACGACCTTAAAGTCACGCTTACCGTGAAAGAAGGCAGCAATCTCAGCGAAGAAGAATTGTGCGCCTGGTCAGCTGAACAGCTGCCCTATTTTGCGGTGCCGCGCTACTTCGAGTTCCGCAGCAGTGCCGAGATGCCCCGCAGCCCCGTGGGCCGTATACTTAAATACAAACTACGCGATGAGGGTGTAACAGCAAACACCTGGGACAGAGAAAAAGCAGGATTTAAATTAAATAAGCGCTAA
- a CDS encoding GMC family oxidoreductase, whose amino-acid sequence MATSADYIIVGGGSAGCVLANRLSADPAVKVVLLEVGPADKNLLYRMPAGFFPLMQAGKGNWNFETVPQTAMGDRRLYFPRGKVLGGSSAINGMVVSRGNAGDYDRWAAKGNAGWSWQEVLPYFKKLEADPAGDPAVRGRSGPIGVSRVPLESMNPTSKAWLEGGQQAGHPFNPDMNAGDPLGMAQMQGNYADGIRHSASARYLDPVRPRPNLQIITEALASKVMIEQGRATGVEYLHKGKRREIHAQREVLLAGGVVNSPQLLMLSGIGDADELAAHGITLRQALPGVGKNLQDHLAVAVKQRITQPHSMLKDLKWYRMAWTGLQYLVGKSGPAAVSALEAWAHLKTRPDLDYPDLQIYSVPLMHNDHGRDIIQEEGCMAVMNGSRPRSSGTVKLASANPAEAPLIDPQYLTDPDDLRVLRDGIRMVREIFAQAAYDDFRGDEYAPGAAVQSDAELDTYIRENANTLYHPVGTCKMGVDEMAVVDPQLKVRGIDGLRVVDASIMPDVVSGNTNFPAMMIGEKAADMILQSAGNR is encoded by the coding sequence ATGGCGACCAGCGCGGATTACATCATCGTCGGCGGCGGCTCAGCAGGCTGTGTGTTGGCCAATCGTCTCAGCGCCGACCCGGCAGTGAAGGTTGTTTTGCTGGAGGTCGGGCCCGCTGACAAAAATTTATTATACCGTATGCCCGCCGGGTTTTTCCCGCTGATGCAGGCTGGCAAGGGTAACTGGAATTTTGAAACCGTACCCCAAACCGCGATGGGTGACCGACGGCTGTATTTTCCCCGGGGCAAGGTCCTGGGGGGCAGCAGTGCCATCAACGGCATGGTGGTATCCCGGGGCAATGCCGGTGACTATGATCGCTGGGCTGCCAAGGGCAACGCCGGTTGGTCCTGGCAGGAGGTCTTGCCGTATTTTAAAAAGCTCGAAGCCGATCCGGCAGGCGACCCCGCCGTTCGTGGCCGCAGTGGCCCCATCGGTGTCAGCCGGGTACCTCTTGAGTCGATGAACCCTACCTCGAAGGCCTGGCTGGAGGGCGGCCAGCAAGCCGGTCACCCCTTCAACCCGGATATGAACGCGGGCGACCCCCTGGGCATGGCCCAAATGCAGGGCAATTACGCTGACGGTATTCGCCACAGCGCCTCGGCCCGCTATCTGGACCCCGTGCGCCCCCGACCCAATTTGCAGATTATCACCGAAGCCCTGGCCAGCAAGGTGATGATTGAGCAGGGCAGGGCCACCGGCGTTGAGTACCTGCACAAGGGGAAGCGACGGGAAATTCACGCCCAGCGGGAGGTGCTGCTGGCAGGCGGCGTGGTCAACTCGCCCCAGTTGTTGATGCTGTCCGGGATAGGTGATGCCGACGAGCTTGCAGCCCACGGCATTACCCTGCGCCAGGCCCTCCCAGGGGTGGGGAAAAACCTGCAGGATCACCTGGCCGTGGCGGTGAAGCAGCGTATTACCCAGCCCCATTCCATGCTCAAAGATTTGAAGTGGTATCGCATGGCCTGGACCGGCCTGCAATATCTTGTTGGCAAGTCTGGCCCCGCTGCGGTGAGTGCTCTGGAGGCCTGGGCGCATTTGAAAACCCGCCCCGACCTCGACTACCCCGACCTGCAAATTTATTCGGTGCCACTCATGCATAACGACCATGGCCGGGACATTATCCAGGAGGAGGGCTGCATGGCCGTGATGAACGGTTCCCGGCCCCGCAGTAGCGGCACCGTCAAGCTGGCCTCTGCCAACCCGGCTGAGGCGCCGCTGATTGACCCCCAATATCTCACCGACCCCGACGATCTGCGGGTACTGCGGGACGGCATTCGGATGGTGCGGGAAATTTTTGCCCAGGCCGCCTATGATGACTTTCGTGGGGACGAATATGCGCCGGGGGCGGCGGTGCAGAGTGACGCTGAACTGGATACGTATATTCGTGAAAACGCCAATACCCTCTATCATCCGGTGGGCACCTGCAAAATGGGCGTGGATGAGATGGCGGTGGTCGACCCCCAGCTCAAGGTTCGGGGCATCGACGGCCTGCGGGTGGTGGATGCCTCTATCATGCCCGATGTGGTCAGCGGCAATACCAACTTCCCCGCCATGATGATTGGGGAAAAAGCCGCCGACATGATCTTACAGTCGGCGGGAAACCGGTAA
- a CDS encoding 2Fe-2S iron-sulfur cluster-binding protein, protein MPLIKFINTNNEIREVNAETGSNLMQASLDNGIDEILGECGGSCSCATCHCYIDENWLSKTGKPDEIEQEMLECTLEPKENSRLSCQITITDDMDGLIVYVPEAQY, encoded by the coding sequence ATGCCATTAATAAAATTCATAAACACTAATAACGAAATCCGCGAAGTCAATGCCGAAACCGGTAGCAATCTTATGCAGGCCTCGCTTGACAATGGTATCGATGAAATCCTCGGCGAATGCGGTGGTTCATGCAGCTGCGCTACCTGTCATTGCTATATCGACGAAAACTGGCTCAGTAAAACTGGCAAGCCTGATGAAATTGAGCAAGAAATGCTTGAGTGCACTTTAGAACCTAAAGAAAACAGTCGATTAAGTTGCCAAATCACAATCACGGATGACATGGATGGCTTAATTGTCTATGTACCTGAAGCTCAATATTAA
- a CDS encoding TetR/AcrR family transcriptional regulator: MRTVITTNNHGQSLGRKGMQTRTRLMDAARKLLKSGSLVELTAVSIAKKAKSSSATFYLYFSDVRDILLALTEEAESDMQAVHGILDEPWDPKVLDVDHSRRVVQAFVSVWDKHREVLRYRNLEADRGDPVFENIRLRTSVRIVNRFAEHILASYQEGSGGDKKTAQADASVLVAAMERLAATDPKTVEQGVGAQAMWDAMTRVIAQTLSFPASPAEFDQPR, from the coding sequence ATGCGTACGGTTATCACGACTAACAATCATGGCCAGTCACTTGGCCGCAAGGGAATGCAGACACGGACGCGCCTTATGGACGCTGCCCGCAAGCTATTGAAATCTGGCTCTCTGGTTGAGCTGACAGCTGTTTCTATTGCCAAGAAAGCCAAGTCATCGTCAGCAACCTTCTATCTTTACTTTTCGGATGTGCGTGACATTTTGCTTGCGCTTACCGAAGAAGCAGAATCGGATATGCAGGCTGTGCATGGCATATTGGATGAACCTTGGGACCCCAAAGTACTGGATGTCGATCATTCCCGTCGAGTGGTGCAGGCCTTTGTGTCGGTGTGGGATAAGCATCGGGAGGTGCTACGTTACAGAAACCTTGAGGCAGATCGGGGTGATCCAGTATTTGAAAATATACGCTTGAGAACATCGGTTAGGATCGTGAATCGCTTTGCAGAACATATTTTGGCTTCTTATCAAGAAGGTAGCGGTGGCGATAAGAAAACAGCTCAGGCCGACGCCTCAGTATTAGTCGCTGCTATGGAGCGCTTGGCGGCAACTGACCCTAAAACGGTAGAGCAAGGTGTGGGTGCGCAAGCAATGTGGGATGCCATGACGCGAGTTATTGCCCAGACATTGAGTTTCCCGGCGTCACCAGCTGAATTTGACCAGCCTCGCTGA
- a CDS encoding cytochrome P450, which translates to MLGIKIVTTRPGFGLVDSWEQRTNELMECLAYFQELYNERKKLPPKTDLISMLAHSPEMGELSGTDFIGILVLLLVGGNDTTRNSMSGSILAAHLHPQEIDKVKANRALISSMVPEIVRWQTPIAHMRRTAIEDVEFRGQLIRKGDKVAMWYLSGNRDEEVIDRPMDFIVDRPRARHHLSFGFGIHRCLGNRLAEMQLRILWEEFLNRFSGVDVVGDVKRVPSNLVHGYDELPVQLRR; encoded by the coding sequence TTGTTGGGAATAAAAATTGTTACCACTCGCCCAGGTTTTGGTTTGGTGGACAGCTGGGAACAACGCACTAATGAGCTGATGGAGTGCCTGGCCTATTTTCAGGAGCTGTATAACGAGCGCAAGAAGCTGCCGCCTAAAACGGATCTGATTTCTATGTTGGCCCACTCCCCAGAAATGGGTGAGCTCAGCGGCACGGACTTTATCGGGATTCTGGTGCTGTTGCTGGTGGGTGGCAACGATACCACCCGCAATTCCATGTCGGGCAGTATTCTGGCGGCCCATCTGCACCCGCAAGAAATCGACAAAGTGAAGGCTAACCGGGCGCTGATCAGCAGTATGGTGCCGGAGATTGTGCGCTGGCAGACCCCTATTGCCCATATGCGTCGCACCGCTATCGAGGACGTGGAGTTTCGCGGTCAGCTGATTCGTAAAGGTGACAAGGTCGCCATGTGGTATCTGTCGGGCAACCGGGATGAGGAAGTGATTGACCGGCCGATGGATTTTATTGTTGACCGTCCCCGGGCCCGCCACCACCTGTCCTTTGGTTTTGGCATTCATCGCTGTTTGGGCAACCGTCTGGCGGAAATGCAACTGCGTATTCTGTGGGAAGAATTCCTCAATCGTTTCTCGGGTGTTGACGTAGTGGGTGATGTCAAGCGTGTGCCTTCCAACCTTGTGCACGGTTACGACGAGTTGCCTGTACAGTTGCGCCGCTGA
- a CDS encoding Rieske 2Fe-2S domain-containing protein, with amino-acid sequence MNLKELPFSMKPVGWFQIGWSDEIPTGEVKALRYFGEDLVAFRGEDGVLRLMNAHCHHMGAHLGHGGKVKGNCVTCPYHGWVWSGEGKNVEIPYQENTINKRIKTWHVTEQHGCIFMWHDPTDSAPRWGLPHMFDSFREFSDRDESEFYPIFPHGTRRWPNEPVHPQITFENSVDSMHFRYVHDSPLDPMLLEMDIRDDNSVFRTLFGFKSVRTNKVEMTFDTRTTGVGCSFNVFKGAYNYRVLFSATPIDDETSELFNTIWWERKDGDEGDMPAAIQERIKNEILTTVDEDLLVWRNQKYVARPMLAKQDVKAFTMLRKWQAGFYDLPPAE; translated from the coding sequence ATGAATCTGAAAGAATTGCCCTTTTCAATGAAGCCGGTTGGCTGGTTCCAAATTGGCTGGAGTGATGAAATTCCTACAGGCGAGGTTAAGGCGCTGCGTTACTTTGGAGAAGACCTCGTTGCTTTTCGTGGCGAAGACGGCGTTTTGCGACTCATGAATGCCCATTGTCACCACATGGGGGCCCACCTTGGTCATGGCGGAAAGGTTAAAGGCAATTGCGTCACCTGCCCCTATCACGGCTGGGTTTGGAGCGGCGAAGGCAAAAATGTTGAAATCCCCTATCAAGAAAACACTATTAACAAGCGCATAAAAACGTGGCACGTCACCGAACAACACGGCTGTATATTCATGTGGCACGATCCCACCGACTCGGCCCCCCGTTGGGGCTTGCCCCATATGTTTGATAGTTTCCGTGAATTTTCTGACCGTGACGAATCAGAATTTTACCCAATATTTCCCCACGGAACTCGGCGCTGGCCCAATGAACCAGTTCACCCACAAATTACCTTTGAGAACAGCGTTGATTCCATGCATTTTCGCTATGTGCACGACTCACCACTGGATCCGATGCTTTTAGAGATGGACATCCGTGACGACAACTCAGTATTTCGTACGCTGTTCGGCTTTAAATCGGTACGCACCAACAAGGTTGAAATGACCTTCGATACCCGCACCACTGGTGTCGGCTGCTCTTTTAACGTCTTTAAAGGCGCCTACAACTACCGCGTTCTTTTCTCTGCCACCCCAATTGATGATGAAACTTCGGAGCTTTTCAACACTATATGGTGGGAACGCAAAGACGGCGACGAAGGCGACATGCCCGCAGCTATTCAAGAGCGGATTAAAAACGAAATTCTTACAACGGTAGACGAAGACTTACTGGTTTGGCGTAATCAAAAATATGTCGCCCGCCCAATGCTTGCCAAACAAGACGTTAAAGCCTTTACCATGCTCAGAAAGTGGCAAGCAGGTTTTTACGACTTACCTCCTGCAGAGTGA
- a CDS encoding 2Fe-2S iron-sulfur cluster-binding protein, whose protein sequence is MPKVTYITAIGEARDVDVPVGTSCMEGAVQNLVPGIDGDCGGAAACGTCHVYVDQEWAEKAGRPEDDLEVQMLELTDDVSPTSRLACQIVVTEELDGLILRMPEGQH, encoded by the coding sequence ATGCCAAAAGTAACTTACATTACGGCCATTGGTGAGGCGCGGGACGTTGACGTGCCGGTAGGTACCTCCTGTATGGAAGGGGCGGTGCAAAACCTCGTGCCGGGTATTGACGGTGACTGCGGTGGTGCTGCGGCCTGCGGTACCTGCCATGTTTATGTGGATCAGGAGTGGGCGGAAAAGGCTGGTCGCCCCGAGGACGATCTTGAAGTGCAGATGCTGGAGTTGACCGATGATGTGTCACCGACCAGTCGTCTGGCCTGTCAGATCGTGGTGACCGAAGAACTGGATGGACTGATCCTGAGAATGCCAGAAGGGCAGCATTAA
- a CDS encoding phosphate acyltransferase — protein MRGEETAESPTISARQPERHHSMTSILDTLRQSASNQPRRILLPEHYDERVIAAASALAQPILIELPEGQEAPAGVEVFSRRSDAEEWTAKAIAAFTKARAAKGMTTEKATEQLRNPVLLAAVLIKLGFAAGGVAGIQGLGLVPGAKQVSSFFLMELTDGRVLTYGDCGVIPDPDSAALAEIAIVSAASHQRLTSEEAKVAMLSFSTKGSAEHPRVDKVRAALELAKQAAPELAIYGELQFDAAFVPAIGEKKAPGSAVAGHANVFIFPDLDSGNIGYKITQRIGGAKALGPLLQGLAKPWMDLSRGCSAEDIVDVVVIAGVLA, from the coding sequence GTGAGAGGGGAAGAGACTGCTGAATCCCCCACCATCTCCGCACGACAACCCGAGAGACATCACAGCATGACCAGCATCCTCGACACCCTGCGCCAAAGCGCCAGCAACCAGCCCCGCCGCATCCTTTTGCCCGAGCACTACGACGAGCGTGTCATCGCCGCCGCCAGCGCTCTAGCCCAGCCGATACTGATCGAGCTGCCTGAAGGCCAGGAAGCGCCCGCAGGCGTCGAGGTCTTCAGCCGGCGCAGCGACGCTGAAGAATGGACGGCCAAAGCCATCGCCGCCTTCACCAAAGCACGGGCGGCCAAGGGCATGACCACCGAGAAAGCCACCGAACAACTAAGAAACCCCGTCCTGCTAGCGGCGGTACTGATCAAACTCGGTTTTGCCGCCGGCGGCGTCGCCGGCATTCAAGGTCTCGGCCTCGTCCCCGGGGCAAAACAAGTGTCCAGCTTCTTCCTGATGGAGCTCACCGACGGCAGAGTGCTCACCTACGGCGACTGCGGCGTCATCCCCGATCCCGACAGCGCCGCCCTTGCAGAGATCGCCATTGTCAGCGCTGCAAGCCACCAGCGGCTTACCAGCGAAGAAGCCAAAGTTGCCATGTTGAGCTTTTCCACCAAAGGCAGCGCCGAACACCCCCGAGTCGACAAAGTCCGTGCGGCATTAGAGCTGGCCAAGCAGGCCGCGCCAGAGCTGGCCATCTACGGCGAACTGCAATTTGATGCCGCCTTTGTGCCCGCCATCGGCGAGAAAAAGGCCCCCGGCTCGGCGGTGGCAGGCCACGCTAATGTGTTTATTTTCCCCGACCTGGATTCCGGCAATATCGGCTACAAAATCACCCAGCGGATTGGCGGCGCCAAGGCATTAGGGCCACTGCTGCAAGGGCTGGCCAAGCCGTGGATGGACTTGTCACGGGGCTGTAGTGCCGAAGATATTGTGGATGTGGTGGTGATTGCGGGGGTGTTGGCCTAA